The following coding sequences lie in one Alosa sapidissima isolate fAloSap1 chromosome 15, fAloSap1.pri, whole genome shotgun sequence genomic window:
- the kcnk6 gene encoding potassium channel subfamily K member 6 isoform X1, whose product MSPLFRTCMLLAGFVLFYIAYLLLGALVFSYIEGPVEEQLRTDLTSLKQQFLNQSCVNASQLDDFLGKVLKANKYGVSVLRNATTHSNWDLASSLFFANTLVTTVGYGHTTPLSDAGKAFSIIYALVGVPFTMLVLAACVHRLMHLLTYGPLGVLQQRAGMQPRLASTVHFALLLLLVVLCFFAVPALIFSAIEDNWSFLDAFYFCFISLCTIGLGDFVPGEQQMQQNRALYKISVMVYLFVGLMVMFLVLRTFHKLADLYGLTAFLHLPSCDEDLAEDKEPIVEEGREDDPPESKAVTKPLDPSSQVSYNSISR is encoded by the exons ATGTCTCCGCTGTTTAGAACTTGCATGCTCCTAGCGGGGTTTGTTTTATTCTACATCGCTTACCTGCTTTTAGGGGCGCTTGTATTCTCGTATATCGAGGGTCCGGTGGAGGAGCAACTAAGAACGGACTTGACGTCTCTCAAACAACAATTCCTTAACCAGAGCTGCGTCAACGCATCGCAGTTGGACGATTTTTTGGGAAAAGTTTTGAAGGCCAACAAGTACGGTGTCTCAGTACTCCGAAATGCTACAACCCATTCAAATTGGGATCTGGCCTCCTCATTGTTCTTCGCGAACACTTTGGTGACGACAGTAG GGTATGGCCACACCACGCCCCTGTCGGACGCGGGCAAGGCCTTCTCCATCATCTACGCGCTGGTGGGCGTTCCCTTCACCATGCTGGTCCTGGCGGCCTGCGTCCACCGGCTCATGCACCTGCTGACGTACGGACCCCTGGGTGTCCTGCAGCAGCGCGCGGGCATGCAGCCACGCCTGGCCAGCACCGTCCACTTcgccctgctcctgctccttgtGGTGCTCTGCTTCTTCGCCGTGCCTGCGCTCATCTTCAGCGCCATCGAGGACAACTGGTCCTTCCTGGACGCCTTCTACTTCTGCTTCATATCTCTCTGCACCATCGGCCTGGGCGACTTCGTGCCGGGCGAGCAGCAGATGCAGCAGAACAGGGCGCTCTACAAGATCTCTGTGATGG TCTACCTCTTTGTTGGTTTGATGGTGATGTTCCTTGTTCTGCGTACGTTCCACAAGTTGGCCGACCTCTACGGTCTGACGGCGTTCCTCCACTTACCCAGCTGTGATGAGGACCTGGCAGAAGACAAGGAGCCCATCGTGGAGGAAGGCCGTGAAGACGACCCTCCAGAATCGAAGGCAGTTACCAAGCCCTTGGACCCAAGCTCCCAAGTGTCCTACAACTCCATCAGCAGATGA
- the sertad3 gene encoding cell division cycle-associated protein 4 has translation MTSKGLKRKFPVEPEEIGPAWEHQRQSVLDISIEKFQRDLSMVEPSLRRSVLIANTLRQIQLEEPMPSPNDTVVPPVEPVKTRPAPVQQSNFSHQGPVQSLPAVAYCPTLTENHGDEWMSTSAEEEFSLSTAISSILKELDGDGCQDSSQPSLSPPQRMPLGSIENLPGSLDAGPRHRPGWTGQRGEECGRRVEGSPLGSMAVTRPTYLHDVTLDSLFVDVDMSVFDREVSSLGARAFSTIANEELVKYLPSLSGSHSPTLSNQGVKDLHELEHIMEILVES, from the coding sequence ATGACTTCCAAAGGTTTGAAGAGGAAGTTCCCGGTAGAACCAGAGGAAATAGGCCCAGCTTGGGAGCACCAGCGGCAATCTGTGCTCGACATTTCCATTGAGAAGTTCCAGAGGGACCTCAGTATGGTGGAACCCAGCCTGCGCCGCTCCGTGCTGATCGCCAACACCCTGCGTCAGATTCAGCTAGAGGAGCCGATGCCGAGTCCGAATGACACGGTGGTACCTCCCGTCGAACCGGTCAAGACCCGACCAGCTCCTGTCCAGCAAAGCAACTTCAGCCACCAGGGACCCGTCCAGTCCCTTCCCGCGGTAGCCTACTGCCCAACGTTGACTGAAAACCACGGAGATGAGTGGATGTCCACGTCTGCTGAGGAAGAATTCTCCCTGTCCACGGCCATCTCCTCCATCCTGAAGGAGCTGGATGGAGATGGTTGCCAAGACAGCAGCCAGCCTTCTCTGTCTCCTCCACAGAGGATGCCCCTGGGGTCCATTGAAAATCTCCCTGGAAGTTTGGACGCAGGACCCAGACACAGGCCTGGGTGgacaggacagagaggagaggagtgtggcaGACGTGTTGAAGGAAGTCCCCTGGGTAGTATGGCTGTCACACGCCCAACATATCTACATGATGTTACTCTAGACAGCCTCTTCGTGGATGTGGATATGTCTGTGTTTGACAGAGAGGTGAGTTCGCTCGGGGCGCGAGCCTTCTCCACAATCGCCAACGAGGAGCTGGTGAAATACCTGCCTTCACTCTCCGGGTCCCACTCCCCTACGCTCTCCAATCAGGGCGTGAAAGACTTACACGAACTTGAGCACATCATGGAGATACTAGTCGAGTCCTGA
- the blvrb gene encoding flavin reductase (NADPH), which yields MSGSIKNVAIFGATGMTGLVTLPQAVAAGYNVTVLVRDPSRLPADHKASRVVVGDVLNKDDVKTTMEGQDAAIIILGTRSDLSPTTMMSEGTRNIINVMKARGISKVIGCMSAFLLWDRSKVPPRLVPVTEDHDRMYTVLKESGLDYVAVMPPHIADNHPLTEKYTVTENMLKGRVISKHDLGHFFVKCLSISDWDGKTVGLCGEYS from the exons ATGTCTGGTTCCATAAAAAATGTTGCAATATTTGGAGCTACGGGAATGACTGGACTGGTGACCTTACCGCAAGCGGTTGCGGCAG GCTACAATGTTACCGTTTTGGTGCGTGACCCGTCCAGGCTCCCTGCCGACCACAAGGCCTccagggtggtggtgggggacgTCCTGAACAAAGACGACGTGAAGACGACAATGGAGGGTCAGGATGCAGCCATCATCATACTGGGAACCAGAAGTGACCTCA GTCCTACTACAATGATGTCAGAGGGGACAAGAAACATCATCAACGTCATGAAAGCCAGAGGTATCAGTAAAGTCATTGGATGCAtgtcag CCTTCCTCTTGTGGGACCGGTCCAAAGTGCCCCCTCGCCTGGTGCCGGTCACTGAGGACCATGACAGGATGTATACAGTGCTGAAGGAGTCCGGCCTGGACTACGTGGCGGTCATGCCACCACACATCGCTG ACAACCACCCCCTGACAGAAAAGTACACCGTTACTGAGAACATGCTGAAGGGAAGGGTCATCTCCAAACACGACCTCGGCCACTTCTTCGTCAAGTGCCTCTCCATCTCAGACTGGGACGGAAAGACTGTTGGGCTCTGCGGAGAGTACAGTTAA